One segment of Anatilimnocola aggregata DNA contains the following:
- a CDS encoding BlaI/MecI/CopY family transcriptional regulator — MARKKPTERLAAGEINILRLLWDLGASTLSAAHAEMVRRGEQVGYTTVQTRLERLVAKNVVTKTSDRPAKYQAAIAPDDVSGPLLDLLLERVSGAVPLFAQLIQDPALTSADLAEMKRLIAEAERNREPEAPKPEKKR, encoded by the coding sequence ATGGCACGCAAGAAACCGACGGAACGTCTGGCGGCAGGAGAGATTAACATCCTGCGCCTGTTGTGGGATTTAGGGGCGAGCACGCTTTCGGCCGCTCATGCCGAGATGGTCCGCCGCGGCGAGCAAGTGGGGTACACCACGGTGCAAACGCGGCTGGAACGACTGGTGGCGAAGAACGTCGTCACCAAGACCAGCGATCGCCCGGCGAAGTACCAGGCGGCCATTGCCCCCGACGATGTCAGCGGCCCGCTCCTCGACTTGCTGCTGGAACGCGTGAGTGGCGCGGTCCCCCTCTTCGCCCAGCTGATTCAAGATCCGGCGCTGACCAGTGCCGACCTGGCCGAGATGAAGCGGCTGATTGCCGAGGCCGAACGAAACCGCGAACCGGAAGCACCAAAGCCGGAGAAAAAGCGATGA